The Pedobacter mucosus genome window below encodes:
- a CDS encoding NUDIX hydrolase, with protein MAIIYRIYINNNTLFISDVLPEQKEKIQQLEFQNFDLQTFYQKLKNGSKKSYIFLTKNPQETFRKLKKDCTIIKAAGGLVESASGNFLFIFRNKKWDLPKGKLEDGEKMKETAVREVEEECGIKVLKRENKLCRTYHVYPIGTKMVIKKTNWYKMIVKSEPKLIPQKEEGIDEAVWLDRNHLMHVVKNTFPSIMDVMRAGGIL; from the coding sequence ATGGCGATTATTTACAGAATTTATATTAACAACAATACCTTATTTATTTCAGATGTTTTACCTGAGCAAAAGGAAAAAATACAACAACTGGAATTCCAAAATTTTGATCTGCAAACGTTTTATCAGAAACTAAAAAACGGTTCTAAGAAAAGCTATATTTTTTTAACTAAAAATCCACAGGAAACTTTTAGAAAACTAAAAAAAGACTGTACCATTATTAAAGCTGCAGGCGGTTTAGTGGAAAGTGCCAGCGGTAATTTTCTTTTTATTTTTAGGAATAAAAAATGGGATTTGCCCAAAGGAAAACTAGAAGATGGCGAGAAAATGAAAGAAACTGCTGTTCGTGAGGTAGAAGAGGAATGTGGGATTAAAGTGCTTAAAAGAGAAAATAAATTGTGCAGAACCTATCATGTTTATCCGATAGGAACCAAAATGGTAATTAAAAAAACCAATTGGTACAAGATGATTGTAAAAAGTGAACCAAAATTAATTCCGCAAAAAGAGGAGGGAATTGATGAAGCAGTTTGGTTGGATAGAAACCACCTTATGCATGTAGTTAAAAATACTTTTCCATCAATAATGGATGTAATGCGGGCAGGTGGAATTCTATAA
- the clpB gene encoding ATP-dependent chaperone ClpB, with product MNFNNFTIKAQEAVQNASEIAQGNQQQAIETAHLLKGLLTVDENVVSYVLKKLNVNLNALNNHIDDEIAKFPKVSGSNVYLSSNTNNVLQKAQTFLKEFKDEFVSVEHLLLGVLAVNDNTSKLLKEQGVNEKDLKKAISELRGDNRVTDQNAEATYQALSKYARNLNEYAESGKLDPVIGRDEEIRRVIQILSRRTKNNPILIGEPGVGKTAIAEGIAFRIIKGDVPENLKSKVVYSLDMGSLIAGAKYKGEFEERLKAVVKEVSQSDGEIVLFIDEIHTLVGAGGGEGAMDAANILKPALARGELRAIGATTLDEYQKYLEKDKALERRFQKVMVNEPDTQDAISILRGLKERYETHHKVRIKDEAIIAAVEMSQRYIADRFLPDKAIDLMDEAASKLRMEMDSVPENVDALDREIMRLEIEREAIKREKDDRKVKELSEEIANLSAERDQLKAKWQGEKDLVDSLNNQLEQIEHYKLEAEQAERAGDYGKVAEIRYGKIKESQDLIEKVKAELENLQSDSRMLKEEVTADDIAGVVGRWTGIPVTKLIASEREKLLNLEDELHQRVAGQDEAIEAISDAIRRSRAGLQDKRKPIGSFIFLGTTGVGKTELAKALAEFLFNDENALTRIDMSEYQERHAVSRLIGAPPGYVGYDEGGQLTEAVRRKPYSVVLLDEIEKAHPDVFNILLQVLDDGRLTDNKGRTVNFKNTIIIMTSNIGAHLIQDNFKNLNDDNRDELIAKTKNELFEVLKQTIRPEFLNRIDELIMFTPLNRSEIRNIVNLQFKHVQQTLAEMGIEMEATDEALDWLAQLGYDPQFGARPLKRVIQKRILNELSKDILAGKIDKDSKIKLDMFDHNFVFLNQATA from the coding sequence ATGAACTTCAATAACTTCACTATAAAAGCCCAAGAAGCGGTTCAAAATGCTTCTGAAATAGCTCAAGGCAATCAGCAACAGGCTATTGAAACAGCACACTTGCTTAAAGGTTTGCTTACCGTTGATGAAAACGTTGTTTCTTATGTATTGAAGAAACTGAACGTAAACTTAAACGCATTAAATAATCACATAGATGATGAGATTGCAAAATTCCCCAAAGTTAGTGGAAGCAATGTCTATTTATCATCAAATACGAATAACGTTTTACAAAAAGCACAAACATTTTTAAAAGAATTTAAAGATGAATTTGTATCCGTAGAGCATTTATTATTGGGCGTTTTGGCGGTTAACGATAACACATCTAAATTATTAAAAGAGCAAGGCGTTAACGAAAAGGATCTTAAAAAAGCAATTTCTGAATTGCGTGGTGATAACCGGGTGACTGATCAGAATGCTGAGGCAACCTACCAGGCATTAAGCAAATATGCTCGCAATTTAAATGAATATGCAGAAAGTGGAAAATTAGATCCAGTAATTGGTCGCGACGAGGAAATTAGACGCGTAATTCAAATTTTATCTCGTAGAACAAAAAACAATCCAATACTAATTGGTGAACCTGGCGTTGGTAAAACGGCTATTGCAGAAGGTATTGCCTTTAGAATTATTAAAGGCGATGTACCCGAAAACTTAAAAAGCAAAGTAGTTTACTCTTTGGATATGGGTTCATTAATTGCAGGTGCAAAGTATAAAGGCGAATTTGAAGAACGTTTAAAAGCCGTTGTTAAAGAGGTTTCGCAAAGCGATGGAGAAATTGTATTATTTATTGATGAGATCCATACTTTAGTTGGTGCAGGTGGCGGCGAAGGTGCCATGGACGCTGCAAATATATTAAAACCAGCTTTGGCCCGTGGCGAATTACGTGCAATTGGCGCTACAACTTTAGATGAATATCAAAAATATTTAGAAAAAGATAAAGCCTTAGAACGTCGTTTTCAAAAAGTAATGGTTAATGAACCTGATACGCAAGATGCGATTTCTATTCTTCGTGGATTGAAAGAACGTTACGAAACTCACCATAAAGTTCGGATAAAAGACGAAGCGATTATTGCGGCAGTAGAAATGAGCCAAAGGTACATTGCCGATCGTTTTTTACCAGATAAAGCCATCGATTTAATGGATGAGGCTGCTTCGAAATTGCGTATGGAAATGGATAGCGTTCCGGAAAATGTTGATGCGCTGGATCGTGAAATTATGCGACTAGAAATTGAACGCGAAGCTATAAAAAGAGAAAAAGACGATCGAAAGGTTAAGGAATTATCTGAAGAAATTGCTAATCTGTCAGCCGAACGAGATCAGTTAAAAGCAAAATGGCAAGGTGAAAAAGATTTGGTTGATTCATTAAATAATCAATTAGAGCAGATTGAACACTATAAATTAGAGGCTGAACAAGCCGAACGTGCTGGAGATTATGGCAAGGTTGCAGAAATTCGTTATGGAAAGATTAAGGAATCTCAAGATTTAATAGAAAAGGTAAAAGCGGAGCTAGAAAATTTGCAAAGCGATAGCCGAATGCTTAAAGAAGAAGTTACAGCAGATGATATTGCAGGAGTTGTAGGTCGCTGGACAGGTATTCCAGTTACTAAATTGATTGCAAGTGAGCGTGAAAAATTGTTAAATCTTGAAGATGAATTACATCAACGCGTAGCCGGACAAGATGAAGCGATCGAAGCGATCTCTGATGCTATTCGTCGCTCTCGAGCTGGTTTGCAGGATAAAAGGAAACCAATCGGCTCGTTTATATTTTTAGGAACAACTGGTGTAGGTAAAACGGAATTGGCAAAAGCATTGGCTGAATTTTTATTTAATGATGAAAATGCATTAACCAGAATTGACATGAGCGAATATCAGGAAAGACATGCCGTTTCTCGCTTAATTGGTGCGCCTCCAGGATATGTTGGTTATGATGAAGGTGGACAATTGACTGAAGCTGTTAGACGTAAACCATATTCTGTGGTACTTTTAGATGAGATTGAAAAAGCTCATCCAGATGTATTTAACATTTTGTTACAGGTTTTGGATGATGGACGTTTAACAGATAATAAAGGCAGAACAGTAAATTTTAAAAACACAATTATCATCATGACTTCAAATATCGGAGCACATTTAATTCAGGATAATTTTAAAAACCTGAATGATGATAATAGAGATGAGCTTATAGCTAAAACTAAAAATGAGTTGTTTGAAGTGCTAAAGCAAACTATTCGTCCTGAGTTTTTAAACCGGATTGATGAGCTGATTATGTTTACACCGTTAAACAGAAGCGAAATTAGAAATATTGTGAACTTGCAATTTAAGCATGTTCAGCAAACACTTGCCGAAATGGGTATTGAAATGGAAGCAACTGATGAAGCTTTAGATTGGTTGGCACAATTAGGTTACGACCCGCAATTCGGAGCAAGACCCTTAAAAAGAGTCATTCAAAAAAGGATATTAAATGAGTTATCGAAAGATATCCTGGCGGGAAAAATTGACAAAGACAGTAAAATAAAGCTTGATATGTTTGATCATAACTTTGTATTTCTGAATCAGGCTACTGCCTAA
- the pyrE gene encoding orotate phosphoribosyltransferase: protein MYNKSDIELKVAEFLLQIKAIKLQPNNPFTWASGWKSPIYCDNRITLSHPQVRTYIRQKLAQAIQEEFGSVDVIAGVATAGIPQGVLVAQELGLPFIYVRAKAKEHGTGSLIEGEVIEGQRVVVIEDLISTGKSSLQAVEALKNAGLTVVGLAAIFTYGFEQADENFSAAKCRYITLSNYGALIDYAAEHSIIAKNEMELLGKWRLNPSEWGREILNSES, encoded by the coding sequence ATGTATAATAAAAGTGATATTGAATTAAAGGTAGCGGAATTTTTATTACAGATAAAGGCAATTAAACTGCAGCCTAATAATCCATTTACTTGGGCATCTGGCTGGAAATCCCCAATTTATTGTGATAACCGAATTACACTTTCTCATCCTCAGGTAAGAACTTATATTCGTCAGAAACTTGCACAAGCCATTCAAGAAGAATTTGGTTCTGTTGATGTTATTGCAGGTGTTGCAACTGCCGGAATACCACAAGGTGTATTGGTGGCACAAGAATTAGGTTTACCTTTTATTTATGTTAGAGCAAAAGCAAAAGAACATGGAACTGGTAGTTTAATTGAGGGCGAAGTTATTGAAGGCCAACGGGTTGTTGTTATTGAAGATTTAATTTCAACAGGAAAAAGTAGTTTGCAAGCAGTTGAGGCTTTAAAAAATGCAGGATTAACAGTAGTTGGTTTGGCGGCAATTTTTACTTACGGATTTGAACAGGCTGATGAAAATTTTAGCGCTGCAAAGTGTCGTTATATCACCTTATCTAACTATGGCGCACTTATAGATTATGCTGCAGAGCACAGTATAATTGCAAAAAACGAAATGGAATTGTTAGGCAAATGGCGCTTAAATCCATCCGAATGGGGTCGCGAAATCTTAAATTCAGAATCATAA
- a CDS encoding ATP-dependent DNA helicase, whose product MYLDKSKLIAEAYNHTPTKEQLLFCERMSVFLQQEDEYRCFVLKGYAGTGKTTSVAALVKVLAKFSLRSELLAPTGRAAKVMSQYSYRKALTIHKRIYRKRSATSPEMQFQLAPNLSENTLFIIDEASMIADEFNETGSSILRDLLEFVYNKKNCFLLFVGDTAQLPPVGSLDSPALNEKYLKDKFALSISSVELKEVVRQEKKSGILANATMLRNQILKNPEHPLPKFLTKNYKDIYNMAGARLVEGLEYAYRKFGMENTLVVCRSNKSANVYNQQIRARLLYREEELTGGDQIMVVRNNYFWLPENEETAFIANGDMAKVIRVRGEEERYGFRFADATLEFMDFPAAGQISCKVMLDTLNIETANLPYEQNKKLFDGLNEDYEHIANKRQRMLAIKQDPFYNALQIKFAYAVTCHKAQGGQWDAVFADQGYLTEEMINLDFLRWLYTAVTRAKKELYLVNFAPQLFAKTAQEDYF is encoded by the coding sequence ATGTACCTAGATAAGAGTAAACTTATTGCTGAAGCATATAACCATACACCAACTAAAGAGCAGTTGCTTTTTTGCGAACGGATGTCTGTGTTTTTACAGCAAGAAGATGAATATCGGTGTTTTGTTTTAAAGGGATATGCTGGAACAGGAAAAACTACTTCTGTAGCCGCTTTGGTTAAAGTTTTAGCCAAATTTAGCCTCCGAAGCGAATTATTAGCGCCAACTGGTCGGGCGGCAAAAGTAATGAGCCAATATTCGTATCGAAAAGCATTAACCATCCATAAAAGAATTTATAGAAAGCGGTCTGCAACATCACCAGAAATGCAATTTCAATTGGCGCCAAATCTTTCAGAAAATACGTTATTTATAATCGACGAGGCATCTATGATTGCCGATGAGTTTAACGAAACTGGCTCTTCTATCTTAAGGGATTTGCTTGAATTTGTTTATAATAAGAAAAATTGTTTCCTTTTATTTGTTGGTGATACGGCTCAATTGCCACCGGTTGGGAGCTTGGATAGTCCGGCTTTAAATGAAAAATACCTTAAGGATAAATTTGCTTTATCAATTTCATCTGTCGAATTAAAAGAGGTGGTTCGGCAAGAAAAGAAATCTGGAATTTTAGCAAATGCGACCATGTTAAGAAATCAAATTTTAAAAAATCCTGAGCATCCTTTGCCTAAATTTCTAACTAAAAATTATAAAGATATTTACAATATGGCTGGTGCCCGATTGGTTGAAGGGCTTGAATATGCATATCGAAAGTTCGGAATGGAGAATACCTTAGTGGTGTGCCGATCAAATAAATCTGCTAATGTTTACAATCAACAAATTAGGGCAAGGTTGCTTTATCGTGAGGAAGAATTAACGGGTGGCGACCAAATTATGGTGGTTAGAAATAATTATTTTTGGCTACCTGAAAATGAGGAAACTGCTTTTATTGCAAACGGCGATATGGCAAAAGTTATACGGGTTCGAGGTGAAGAAGAGCGTTATGGTTTCCGTTTCGCTGATGCAACTTTAGAGTTTATGGATTTCCCGGCCGCCGGGCAGATTAGCTGTAAAGTAATGCTGGATACCTTAAATATTGAAACTGCAAATCTGCCTTATGAGCAAAATAAAAAGCTGTTTGATGGACTAAACGAAGATTACGAACACATTGCTAACAAGCGGCAGAGGATGCTTGCCATTAAGCAAGATCCATTTTATAACGCCTTACAAATTAAATTTGCCTATGCGGTAACTTGCCATAAAGCACAAGGTGGCCAATGGGATGCTGTGTTCGCCGATCAAGGATATTTAACAGAGGAAATGATCAATTTAGACTTTTTACGTTGGCTATATACTGCAGTAACCCGAGCAAAAAAAGAATTGTATCTTGTTAATTTTGCGCCTCAGCTCTTTGCTAAAACGGCTCAAGAAGATTATTTTTAG
- the coaD gene encoding pantetheine-phosphate adenylyltransferase yields the protein MKIALFPGSFDPITIAHVNILQRATPLFDKIVVGIGLNSSKQNFLSAEQRLQILNTVFNGYENIEIQTYEGLTVDFCRKINAKYMVRGIRSASDFEYERAIAQINQTMMPEVETILLLSKPEYSAISSTIVRDILRNHGDVSPFVPKEALSFL from the coding sequence ATGAAAATAGCATTATTTCCAGGTTCTTTTGATCCGATAACCATTGCTCATGTAAATATTTTGCAGCGTGCTACACCTCTTTTCGATAAAATTGTTGTGGGTATAGGATTAAATAGTTCGAAACAAAATTTTTTAAGTGCCGAGCAACGTTTGCAAATTTTAAATACTGTTTTTAACGGATATGAAAACATCGAAATCCAAACGTACGAGGGTTTAACGGTAGATTTCTGCAGAAAAATAAACGCAAAATATATGGTTAGAGGAATTCGTTCAGCTTCTGATTTTGAATACGAAAGAGCGATTGCGCAAATTAACCAAACAATGATGCCTGAGGTAGAAACTATTTTGCTTTTAAGCAAGCCAGAATATTCTGCAATTAGTTCTACAATCGTTAGAGATATATTAAGAAATCACGGCGATGTAAGTCCGTTTGTACCAAAAGAAGCGTTGAGTTTTCTATAG
- a CDS encoding putative sensor domain DACNV-containing protein, whose translation MSYKPTYKAANTIASTIEQHFIKLHANALAQGEVDLATQPDKKTIEALIDVAFWSSLRKEEGHSPRISIAFLPPSQTSKPLKFAKKLALNANTLTKIAPGIERSGIHLGVWEEDGELFIWGTTLNIPNFCFVVDVSEPGLIVIKHRRIYGIGKYTNVAVLKGEQIRIVDGTSCENRDCPPILEALLDLTVLASWNDPINILIQFSVSMRAHGRGGALLIVPKNDKLWAESIIQPIQYLVEPPFCGLSNLAKQSGNQSEIFSQGALRREVEHLAGLTAVDGATIINDQFDLIAFGAKIGRAKGKPTVDQIAFSEPIIGGEDKILYPGQLGGTRHFSVAQFVNDQPQAIGLVASQDGHFTIFSWSKKQHMVMAHRIETLLL comes from the coding sequence ATGAGTTATAAGCCTACTTATAAAGCCGCAAATACGATTGCGAGTACAATTGAACAACATTTTATAAAATTACATGCAAATGCATTAGCGCAAGGTGAGGTTGATTTGGCAACCCAACCGGATAAAAAAACAATTGAAGCATTAATAGATGTTGCTTTCTGGAGTAGTTTACGTAAAGAAGAAGGGCATTCGCCACGAATATCGATAGCGTTTTTACCTCCTTCTCAAACTTCGAAACCTTTAAAGTTTGCTAAAAAACTTGCGCTAAATGCAAATACACTTACCAAAATAGCACCTGGTATTGAACGTTCTGGTATACATTTAGGAGTTTGGGAAGAAGACGGTGAACTTTTTATCTGGGGCACAACGCTTAATATTCCTAATTTCTGTTTTGTGGTAGATGTTTCTGAACCCGGGCTTATCGTGATTAAACATCGCAGGATTTATGGTATTGGAAAATACACAAACGTAGCCGTTTTAAAGGGCGAACAGATTAGAATTGTTGACGGTACTAGCTGCGAAAATCGTGATTGTCCGCCGATTTTAGAAGCTTTATTAGATTTGACCGTGTTAGCAAGTTGGAATGATCCGATAAATATTTTAATCCAATTTTCCGTTTCCATGCGTGCCCATGGCCGTGGTGGTGCTTTACTAATTGTTCCTAAAAATGATAAGCTATGGGCAGAATCGATTATTCAACCTATACAATATTTAGTAGAGCCGCCTTTTTGTGGTTTATCTAACTTGGCTAAACAAAGCGGCAACCAAAGCGAAATTTTTTCGCAGGGTGCTTTACGTCGTGAAGTAGAGCATTTAGCTGGTTTAACTGCTGTTGATGGTGCAACAATTATAAATGATCAATTCGATTTAATTGCTTTTGGAGCAAAAATTGGACGAGCAAAAGGCAAACCAACAGTTGATCAGATTGCTTTTTCGGAGCCAATAATTGGAGGCGAAGACAAAATTTTATATCCTGGACAATTGGGCGGAACAAGGCATTTTTCTGTCGCACAATTTGTAAACGATCAGCCACAAGCAATCGGTTTAGTCGCTTCGCAAGATGGACATTTTACTATTTTTAGTTGGAGCAAAAAGCAGCATATGGTGATGGCGCATCGTATTGAAACTTTGTTATTGTAA
- a CDS encoding DUF3822 family protein, whose protein sequence is MSNNSLLLVDPDYKVNSSANCHLLLKITNDSFSYAVIEKNSDRIKIIFDKQCCENIEQELKRAFEKDQNLSQNYQTIKAAVHTSNFLFIPDEWFAEKNLSVYAKYLGAENKIYNKPHTKFGFNTLFTLEANIEDKLPEQTVLFPQSEPLLALFDQVANDSILIDFTAKSFNILYILDKKVNFQNHYQAETAEEFNYFLLLIIDQLNLNDSIPVYLQGIINEDDEYYNCLLKYFNNLHFFLPTGKHHSELLADMPKHYFSGLLALDLCE, encoded by the coding sequence ATGAGTAACAATAGTCTTTTATTGGTTGATCCAGATTATAAAGTCAATAGTTCGGCTAACTGCCATTTACTGCTTAAAATTACTAACGATAGCTTTTCATATGCAGTTATTGAAAAAAATTCAGATCGCATAAAAATTATCTTTGATAAGCAATGCTGTGAAAATATCGAACAAGAGCTGAAAAGGGCGTTTGAAAAAGATCAAAACCTTTCCCAAAATTATCAAACTATAAAAGCAGCAGTTCATACCTCAAATTTTCTTTTTATACCTGATGAATGGTTCGCCGAAAAAAATTTGTCGGTATATGCTAAATATTTAGGCGCTGAAAATAAAATTTATAACAAGCCTCATACGAAATTTGGCTTCAATACTTTATTTACTTTGGAAGCAAATATAGAAGATAAACTTCCAGAACAAACTGTTTTATTTCCTCAATCAGAACCGTTATTGGCGTTATTTGATCAAGTAGCAAACGATTCTATTTTAATCGATTTCACTGCTAAATCTTTCAATATTCTTTATATTTTAGATAAAAAAGTAAATTTTCAAAATCATTATCAAGCTGAAACTGCTGAAGAATTTAATTATTTTCTATTGTTAATTATTGATCAACTTAATTTAAATGATTCCATACCGGTTTATTTGCAAGGAATAATAAATGAAGATGACGAATATTATAACTGCTTGCTTAAATATTTTAACAATCTGCACTTCTTTCTTCCTACAGGCAAACATCACAGCGAATTATTAGCTGATATGCCAAAACATTATTTTAGTGGATTACTTGCTTTGGATTTATGCGAATAA
- a CDS encoding RsmD family RNA methyltransferase — protein sequence MRIIGGKLKGIHLQPPANLPVRPTTDMAKEALFNILNNKLDFEDCTVIDLFCGTGNIAFEFASRGSESILAIDMDYGCVNWVKNTALKYEFNQIDVRKGDVFKMLKQITGTYDLIFADPPYNLPNIPQIPIMVFEQNLLKPHGLLVVEHQSHMKLNTLKGYTETRKYGNSSFSFFENVQDEKL from the coding sequence ATGCGAATAATTGGAGGTAAATTAAAGGGAATACATTTGCAACCGCCGGCAAATTTACCCGTGCGGCCAACAACCGATATGGCTAAGGAAGCTTTGTTTAATATTTTAAATAATAAATTAGACTTTGAAGATTGCACCGTTATTGATTTATTTTGTGGAACGGGCAACATTGCATTTGAGTTTGCATCCCGAGGATCAGAAAGTATTCTGGCTATAGATATGGATTATGGATGTGTAAACTGGGTTAAAAATACAGCACTTAAATATGAATTTAACCAAATTGATGTTCGAAAAGGTGATGTTTTTAAAATGCTTAAGCAAATTACAGGAACTTATGATTTGATATTTGCTGACCCACCCTATAATCTACCAAACATTCCTCAAATTCCAATAATGGTTTTCGAACAAAATTTGTTAAAACCTCATGGTTTGTTGGTAGTAGAACACCAAAGTCATATGAAATTAAATACGTTGAAAGGTTATACAGAAACAAGAAAATACGGTAACTCTTCTTTTAGTTTTTTTGAAAACGTACAAGATGAAAAGTTATGA
- a CDS encoding MCP four helix bundle domain-containing protein, translated as MKISFSFKSKLKIAFFLFAIMCCTLLIRFLEDKSVEKINTSFISMYNDRLVPATDLYFIAENLYQKKSILENAHLSSQEIHANRLSDQLLTHNRKIDSIINKFELTFLVKQEKDFLADLKNALAIQKIIEAKLVAMVGVERKENYNVVGRNASLKSLERLSALVKIQSKVGDKLVTDSKVFVLGTKIYSTFQIVLAIAIGILIVGIVSASNAVKIKNDKYNLN; from the coding sequence ATGAAAATTTCTTTCAGTTTTAAAAGTAAGTTGAAAATTGCCTTCTTCCTTTTCGCAATTATGTGCTGCACTTTACTTATCCGTTTTTTGGAAGATAAGAGTGTCGAAAAGATAAATACATCATTTATTTCCATGTATAATGATAGGCTAGTGCCTGCTACAGACTTATATTTCATAGCAGAAAATCTTTATCAGAAAAAATCAATACTTGAGAATGCGCATCTGTCTTCGCAAGAAATTCATGCAAACCGTCTTTCTGATCAACTCCTCACGCACAATAGAAAGATAGATTCTATTATCAATAAATTTGAATTAACATTTTTAGTTAAACAAGAAAAAGATTTTTTAGCTGATTTAAAAAATGCTTTGGCCATTCAAAAAATAATTGAAGCAAAATTAGTTGCGATGGTTGGTGTTGAACGCAAAGAAAATTATAACGTTGTAGGTCGTAATGCTTCTTTAAAATCTTTGGAAAGATTATCGGCCTTGGTGAAAATTCAGTCGAAGGTCGGAGATAAGTTAGTTACCGACTCAAAGGTTTTTGTTCTGGGAACAAAGATCTATTCAACTTTTCAAATTGTGTTAGCAATTGCGATTGGTATTTTAATCGTAGGAATTGTTTCGGCTTCAAACGCTGTGAAAATCAAAAACGATAAATATAATTTGAATTAA
- a CDS encoding CvfB family protein, with amino-acid sequence MIEIGKYNELRVLSKTEAGLNLTDGDKLVLLPYLHVPKGIEIGDNLSVFVFIQKDGRLTGTTQKAYASVGDFAFLKVVSDGDEGVFMDLGIDKDVFVPEREQKRPMQKGYQYVVHVYLDEGNDRLLASSKLYDFVEEENFEFEVGDEVSLLITEETDLGFNAIIDNKYIGLLYNNEVFDNIQPGDKRKGWIKTIRVDGKIDLTLQPSGYGHILDSKVMIMRELIKSGGVIELGDKSTPDEIYHRFQISKSAFKKTIGSLYKERLITISDTEIMLLTDDEEEDSE; translated from the coding sequence ATGATTGAAATAGGAAAATACAACGAATTACGCGTTCTAAGCAAAACTGAAGCTGGTTTAAATTTAACAGATGGAGATAAATTAGTCCTTCTACCCTACCTGCATGTACCTAAAGGCATCGAAATAGGCGATAATTTGAGCGTTTTTGTTTTTATACAAAAAGATGGAAGATTAACTGGAACAACACAAAAGGCCTATGCAAGTGTTGGCGATTTTGCTTTCTTAAAAGTAGTTTCTGATGGAGATGAAGGTGTTTTTATGGATCTAGGGATTGATAAAGACGTTTTTGTACCAGAACGTGAGCAAAAAAGGCCAATGCAAAAAGGTTATCAATACGTTGTTCATGTTTATTTAGATGAAGGTAATGACCGATTATTGGCTTCCTCCAAATTATATGATTTTGTTGAAGAAGAAAATTTCGAATTTGAAGTTGGCGACGAAGTAAGTTTATTAATTACCGAAGAAACTGATTTAGGTTTTAACGCCATAATTGATAATAAATACATTGGCCTATTATACAACAATGAGGTTTTTGATAACATTCAGCCAGGTGATAAACGAAAGGGCTGGATTAAAACCATTAGAGTTGATGGAAAAATAGATTTAACATTGCAACCAAGTGGTTACGGTCATATTTTAGACTCTAAAGTAATGATTATGAGAGAACTAATTAAAAGTGGCGGCGTGATAGAATTAGGTGATAAAAGTACGCCAGATGAAATCTATCATCGTTTTCAGATTAGTAAAAGTGCCTTCAAAAAAACGATTGGTTCTCTTTATAAGGAACGTTTAATAACCATTTCTGATACGGAAATTATGTTGTTAACGGATGATGAGGAAGAAGATTCTGAATAA
- a CDS encoding SRPBCC family protein, with translation MTIIESTVEVSKPINEVYTFLSNMNNHQQLMPDNIYNWESTEDVARFTIQNMAKLAIKISERVENKELTAIPSEKAPFDIELKWTVTDNGNGTTTAKHIISADLNMMMKMLASGPLQTLVDHQTEKLKEILG, from the coding sequence ATGACAATTATAGAAAGTACTGTTGAAGTTAGCAAGCCAATAAACGAAGTCTATACTTTTCTCTCTAACATGAATAACCATCAACAGTTAATGCCAGATAATATTTATAACTGGGAATCTACCGAAGATGTTGCTCGTTTCACGATTCAAAACATGGCTAAGTTGGCTATTAAAATTTCTGAACGTGTTGAAAATAAAGAACTAACGGCTATACCAAGTGAAAAAGCGCCTTTTGATATTGAATTAAAATGGACGGTTACAGATAATGGAAATGGCACCACAACTGCAAAACATATTATATCAGCAGATTTGAACATGATGATGAAAATGTTGGCTTCAGGTCCGCTTCAAACTTTAGTTGATCACCAGACTGAAAAATTAAAAGAAATTTTAGGATAA